CCACTTGATTAAATCTGAAATTTTCTCTTCTACTTTCTGATTCATAGCTACCTTGATCTGAGTTTTTAGTATAAAATCAGCAATTTTACCATTTGCAAGCATCATTTTATTTTACAGTGGCAAAATTGAACAAACCCGTCTTAACATCGGTATTGGTGTAATTTCTAGTGTGGTGTGGTTTAAATCTGCCAGTAATAGCAAGAATGAATTAAAGAAACTCTTAGAAAACTGTGAAATCGTAAAGGGCGGTAAATAAGGGTATTAGTTTGATATCATAGCTGTAAGGGTTTAGCAATGCTAAACCCCTACCCAATTTTACAATTTTCTATTCTTTAGTCATCTTTAGATGACTTTAGCTATGAGACTGGGAATTCATTCCCAGGCGGTTTATTGGGTTTATCTGTCAGCTTCCACACCCGCCCGGAAATCAATTTCCGGGCTAATAGCTAAAGTGCGTTAAAACGCACTCTAAAAACAGTCGGTTTTAACCGACTTCAGCTTTGAGACAGGGAATAAATTCCCTGGCTACTGGCTACCCAGATTTTTTCAAAATTCATATACTATTGCTATATTTGCTAATAATTATTACCCATTTTCCTGATTACGAATTACCCGATGTTTTTGCAAATCTGCTAAATTACAAACTTCTAACGCCCTAGCATGAGTGGCTTCTAAAACCACGGTCGGTGCTACACCATCTTCTAGGGCTTCTTGCCACCTTGCAGCGCATAAACACCAACAATCACCGGGTTTTAAACCGGGAAAACTAAAATAAGGTGCAGGTGTACTCAAATCATTGCCTTGGGATTTAGTATATTGCAAAAATTCCTCTGTGACTTGAGCGCAAACGACGTGCATTCCCGTATCTTGTCCACCTGTGGTACAAAACCCGTCACGGTAAAATCCAGTCATGGGAGAAGTGCAGCAAATTTCTAATTTTGTACCCAGTACGTTTTTAGCTTCTGTCATGATTAATTCCTCACAATTTTAATTTATTAGGGAAAACGAACCGCAGAGGCACAGAGGACGCAGAGAAAGAGGGTTTGAGAGATATTTTGCGTAGGTCTTGATTTTTTAAGTTTATGGAAGTTTATCAAATTCAATTTTACCATAGTTTAATTTAATAATTCTATCGGCTAAATGAAAATAATGATCATCATGACTAATTACTAAAATTGTTTTTCCCTGGGCTTTCAATTCTGGCAGTAATTGAGTATAGAATATATCTTTGAACAAGGGATCTTGATCAGCAGCCCATTCATCAAATAGATAAATTTGCCGATTTTCTAAATATGCTGTTAGTAATGCGAGGCGTTTTCTTTGTCCTTGAGAAAGGGCTGTAGTGGAAAGTTGTCCATTTTTGATTTTGACTTTATGATCAAGTTGCAATTTCTCTAAATATTTTTGGGCTTGAATATCTAAGTTATTATTTTCTAATCCTAGTAGTTCTTCAAATAAATAAAAATCTGAAAATACTACAGAGAAATGTTGACGATACCATTCACGGTTATTTTCTGTAATCAAATTTTCATCTAAAATAATTTCGCCATTTTCAGGAATGTATAACCCTGTAATTAATTTGGCTAAAGATGATTTACCGCTACCATTACCACCAACAATAAAAACTAGTTCTTGAGGATAAAGGGTAAGATTAATTGGACCAAGAATAAAGCTATTATCTTCTTTGTCTGTGTAATAAGTATGCGTAATATTTTGAAGTTGTAAACTGTGCCAATTTATGAGAGAATTAGGAGGTGCAGTGGCAAGTTCTGCCCGACTGGCTAAAGATAAACCTAAAGATTCGATTTTTTGTAAAGCAACGCTGGCTTTACTAATGAGGGGCAAATTATTGGAAATATTATCCATCGGCAACATTAAATAAGTAAATGTGAGAATATAACCGGATAAGGTTTCGGCATCAATAGCGAATAAATGCGGTAAAATAAAGAGGACAAAACCAATAGCAAAGAAAAATATTAATTTACCCCAACTGGTAGTTGTCGCAAATAAAGTTAAACCTTGAACATTGTGATTTCTAAATCTGCTGGCTGTGGCTTCTAGACGATTGCTGAGGAAAAATTGTCGGCGTTGATAGTGGAGTTTAAGTTCTTTGATTCCGGCTGTAATAGTGCTAAAGTTATTAAATAAGGCATCTTGATCTTCACGGGCTAAAGCTAATAATTTTTCTCCTCTATCTAATAACCATTTACAACTACCAATAGCTACTAACATTAAAAGCACAACCATGATAAATACTAACCAAGATAGCCAAGTTATATATAGTAAACATCCTAAAGCCATGGACATATCAATACATAAAAATGGAATGACATAGACAGCATTTGCTACGGCTTGGACATCTTCTGTTAAAGTGGCTAATAAGCGAGGATTTCCTAATTGTTCTAAATGACTTAATTCCGATGCTAATATTTGCCGACTTAACTGCATTCTTAATTGCAAAACGGCATTTTGAGATAAGCGAATTAACATGATTTGGGAAATCACGCCGGTAATTAAGGCCACGGTGACTAAACCGACGAAACCCCAGGCTATAGTTGTCAGAGGTGCAGCATTGCTTTTACTCGCAGCACTACTAATGAGGGCAATTAATCCCGCGCTACTACCACCACTGAAAAAACCTGTAATAATGGCTATTGCTACCATTGTCCAAGAAGAACGCAAAAGAAAGTAAATTAGATTCATTATGTCAATTGTCAGTTGTCAGTTGTCAGTTGTTTTACTCCCTGATTTCCTATTCCTGATGTTAATTTTTTGTTTATCAGCCGTTTTATTTTACACCTATGGGGTTTATACAGCGATAGCGAAGC
The DNA window shown above is from Anabaena sp. WA102 and carries:
- a CDS encoding DUF2237 family protein, yielding MTEAKNVLGTKLEICCTSPMTGFYRDGFCTTGGQDTGMHVVCAQVTEEFLQYTKSQGNDLSTPAPYFSFPGLKPGDCWCLCAARWQEALEDGVAPTVVLEATHARALEVCNLADLQKHRVIRNQENG
- a CDS encoding cyclic peptide export ABC transporter; the encoded protein is MNLIYFLLRSSWTMVAIAIITGFFSGGSSAGLIALISSAASKSNAAPLTTIAWGFVGLVTVALITGVISQIMLIRLSQNAVLQLRMQLSRQILASELSHLEQLGNPRLLATLTEDVQAVANAVYVIPFLCIDMSMALGCLLYITWLSWLVFIMVVLLMLVAIGSCKWLLDRGEKLLALAREDQDALFNNFSTITAGIKELKLHYQRRQFFLSNRLEATASRFRNHNVQGLTLFATTTSWGKLIFFFAIGFVLFILPHLFAIDAETLSGYILTFTYLMLPMDNISNNLPLISKASVALQKIESLGLSLASRAELATAPPNSLINWHSLQLQNITHTYYTDKEDNSFILGPINLTLYPQELVFIVGGNGSGKSSLAKLITGLYIPENGEIILDENLITENNREWYRQHFSVVFSDFYLFEELLGLENNNLDIQAQKYLEKLQLDHKVKIKNGQLSTTALSQGQRKRLALLTAYLENRQIYLFDEWAADQDPLFKDIFYTQLLPELKAQGKTILVISHDDHYFHLADRIIKLNYGKIEFDKLP